Proteins encoded by one window of Candidatus Hydrogenedentota bacterium:
- a CDS encoding NAD(P)/FAD-dependent oxidoreductase, which yields MHYDAIILGAGAAGLMCAIEAGMRGRRVLLIEHNDAVGKKIRISGGGRCNFTNVNAEPARYVSANPRFCHSALSRYTPKDFIAFVERHGIAWHEKKLGQLFCDGSAQQIIDALVTDCAAAGVEIRLGCTVNAVRKGEDYVAETDQGECSAPALVVATGGLSIAKLGATDLAYRIARQFDVPLVPCAPGLVPLTLAESDLGALAPLSGVSFDARVTCGKTGFDEAVLITHRGLSGPAILQISSFWEAGAAIQLDLFPGVRLEELLLETKRRAPATQPGAFLRERLTARFAKLLCERHGWNRPLGEMPDKGLRAMAATLQQWRIIPSGTEGYAKAEVTRGGVDTRALSPKSMEVREVPGLYFIGEAMDVTGWLGGYNFQWAWASGAAAGRDV from the coding sequence ATGCACTACGACGCCATTATCCTTGGCGCGGGCGCGGCCGGACTTATGTGCGCCATCGAGGCGGGGATGCGGGGCCGTCGCGTGTTGCTCATCGAGCACAACGACGCGGTAGGGAAGAAGATCCGCATTTCCGGCGGCGGCCGCTGTAATTTCACCAACGTCAATGCGGAACCGGCGCGCTACGTTTCGGCCAATCCGCGCTTCTGCCATTCGGCGCTCTCGCGTTATACCCCGAAGGATTTCATCGCCTTTGTGGAGCGCCATGGTATCGCCTGGCATGAGAAGAAGCTCGGTCAATTGTTCTGCGACGGCTCCGCCCAGCAAATCATCGACGCCCTGGTGACCGACTGCGCGGCGGCGGGTGTGGAAATACGTCTCGGTTGCACGGTGAACGCGGTGCGAAAGGGCGAAGACTATGTGGCGGAAACGGATCAGGGCGAGTGCAGCGCGCCGGCCCTGGTGGTGGCCACGGGTGGCCTTTCCATCGCGAAGCTCGGCGCGACCGATCTGGCCTACCGCATCGCGCGACAGTTTGACGTGCCCCTGGTGCCTTGTGCGCCGGGTCTCGTGCCCTTGACGCTGGCGGAGTCCGATCTGGGTGCGCTCGCGCCGCTCTCGGGCGTGTCCTTCGATGCGCGGGTGACCTGCGGCAAGACGGGCTTCGACGAAGCGGTCCTCATTACCCATCGCGGACTCAGCGGTCCGGCTATACTGCAGATATCGTCCTTCTGGGAGGCGGGCGCCGCCATCCAGTTGGATCTCTTTCCCGGCGTACGGTTGGAGGAGCTGTTGCTGGAGACCAAGCGGCGCGCGCCGGCCACTCAGCCCGGCGCGTTCCTGCGCGAAAGGTTGACCGCCCGTTTTGCAAAGCTGCTCTGCGAGCGCCACGGCTGGAATCGGCCCCTGGGCGAAATGCCGGACAAGGGCCTTCGCGCCATGGCAGCCACCCTGCAGCAATGGCGCATCATTCCCAGCGGCACCGAAGGCTACGCCAAGGCCGAAGTGACCCGGGGCGGCGTGGACACGCGCGCCCTCTCGCCCAAGTCCATGGAAGTGCGCGAGGTGCCGGGGCTGTACTTCATCGGCGAAGCCATGGACGTGACCGGCTGGCTCGGCGGCTACAATTTTCAATGGGCCTGGGCTTCCGGGGCCGCCGCCGGTCGGGACGTGTAG